One Streptomyces sp. NBC_00536 genomic window carries:
- a CDS encoding ectoine synthase, which produces MIVRDIESVKTVEWGNGLSRRFLLAEDGLGYTLTDTVVLAGTKSRLEYVNHLEACYCIAGSGEVIELDGTSHEIVPGRMYALDQHDAHFLVASPDEDLRLVCVFSPALRGNEVHNLDAHSSSAY; this is translated from the coding sequence ATGATCGTTCGTGACATCGAGTCCGTGAAGACCGTCGAGTGGGGCAACGGCCTGAGCCGCCGCTTCCTCCTGGCCGAGGACGGCCTCGGCTACACGCTGACCGACACGGTCGTGCTGGCCGGCACCAAGTCCCGCCTGGAGTACGTCAACCACCTGGAAGCCTGCTACTGCATCGCCGGCTCCGGCGAGGTCATCGAACTCGACGGCACCTCGCACGAGATCGTCCCCGGCCGGATGTACGCGCTCGACCAGCACGACGCCCACTTCCTGGTCGCCAGCCCCGACGAGGACCTGCGCCTGGTCTGCGTCTTCTCGCCCGCCCTGCGCGGCAACGAGGTGCACAACCTCGACGCCCACAGCTCCTCGGCCTACTGA
- a CDS encoding MaoC/PaaZ C-terminal domain-containing protein codes for MTLLALPAPVRTLTVTEADVTGYRAAARPGLAPAAPGQASPVHPFVLAHTVAEQTVAELTAAEPGPVSVVHLGQDIRVLRPVRPDEEVTVRLEVLGVRKEPRGARIALRVRLTGQGAGATGPEPFAELVISALLVGATLLEPFGDIAGGSPAPAPLGAGPPQSVTHELTPDRIRTYAHASGDLNPIHLDAEAARAAGFDTVIAHGMSVVALAVEEAVDRFADGDSGRVRGLGGRFSAPVPPGVPLEIVLQPDAEARVVRFTCKTPKGAAVKSGWIEFAGPSAEGGDQP; via the coding sequence ATGACGCTCCTCGCCCTGCCCGCCCCCGTCCGCACCCTGACCGTCACCGAGGCCGACGTCACCGGCTACCGGGCCGCCGCCCGCCCCGGGCTGGCGCCCGCCGCCCCCGGCCAGGCCTCGCCCGTACACCCCTTCGTCCTCGCCCACACCGTCGCCGAACAGACCGTGGCCGAGCTGACCGCCGCCGAGCCGGGCCCGGTCTCCGTGGTCCACCTCGGCCAGGACATCCGCGTCCTGCGCCCGGTCCGCCCGGATGAGGAGGTCACGGTACGCCTGGAGGTCCTCGGCGTGCGCAAGGAGCCGCGCGGCGCCCGGATCGCGCTGCGGGTCCGGCTGACCGGGCAGGGCGCGGGGGCCACCGGACCGGAACCCTTCGCGGAACTGGTCATCTCCGCCCTGCTGGTGGGCGCCACCCTGCTGGAGCCCTTCGGTGACATCGCGGGCGGATCCCCCGCCCCCGCCCCGCTCGGCGCGGGCCCGCCGCAGAGCGTGACGCACGAGCTGACCCCGGACCGGATCCGTACGTACGCCCACGCGTCCGGCGACCTCAACCCCATCCACCTCGACGCGGAGGCCGCCCGCGCGGCCGGCTTCGACACCGTCATCGCGCACGGCATGAGCGTGGTCGCCCTCGCCGTCGAGGAGGCCGTGGACCGCTTCGCCGACGGCGACTCCGGCCGGGTGCGCGGCCTCGGCGGCCGCTTCTCCGCCCCCGTGCCCCCCGGTGTCCCGCTGGAGATCGTCCTGCAGCCCGACGCCGAGGCCCGGGTCGTCCGCTTCACCTGCAAGACCCCCAAGGGCGCGGCCGTCAAGAGCGGCTGGATCGAGTTCGCGGGGCCGTCCGCGGAAGGAGGTGACCAGCCATGA
- a CDS encoding acyl-CoA dehydrogenase family protein: protein MIRWNSDQADLREGLERWGDALSADHLELDEKSAFSEDKWKLVQKTGILSLPFEEQYGGLGQSVLTTMYVLEGLGEYNRDSGLSFSVTTSICSTGIPVQQFGTPGQKERYLPLIASGEAIGAHAITEAEGGSDAMAMTTRAVRDGDDFVINGSKVFVSNGPIADVIVVYARTHPDGGPLGTTAFLVDRNTPGITAGTPLKKMGLRTSPLCELFFDDVRVPRTAVLGRVGGGFMVLDHVMKREILYSFIVNVGEMQHRLDRCVEYAKTRRSFGKSIGSYQSIANKIVDTKIQLETARKWLYDTGEKLEAGENITVDLAISKLVTSESNLATSLTAVQIFGGHGYMAEYGLEIDVRNAVGGTIYSGTNEIQYNRIASMLGLGK, encoded by the coding sequence GTGATCCGTTGGAACTCCGACCAGGCAGATCTGCGCGAAGGCCTGGAGCGGTGGGGAGACGCCCTCAGCGCAGACCATCTCGAACTCGACGAGAAGTCCGCCTTCTCCGAGGACAAGTGGAAGCTCGTCCAGAAGACCGGGATCCTCTCCCTGCCCTTCGAGGAGCAGTACGGCGGCCTCGGCCAGTCGGTCCTGACCACCATGTACGTGCTGGAAGGGCTCGGCGAGTACAACCGGGACTCCGGTCTCAGCTTCTCCGTCACCACCTCGATCTGCTCGACCGGAATCCCCGTCCAGCAGTTCGGCACCCCCGGGCAGAAGGAGCGCTACCTGCCCCTGATCGCCTCGGGAGAGGCGATCGGCGCCCACGCCATCACCGAGGCCGAGGGCGGCTCGGACGCCATGGCGATGACCACCCGGGCGGTCCGCGACGGCGACGACTTCGTCATCAACGGCAGCAAGGTCTTCGTCAGCAACGGGCCGATCGCGGACGTGATCGTGGTCTACGCCCGCACCCATCCGGACGGCGGCCCGCTCGGCACGACGGCCTTCCTGGTGGACCGGAACACCCCCGGCATCACGGCGGGCACACCGCTCAAGAAGATGGGGCTGCGGACCTCGCCGCTCTGCGAGCTGTTCTTCGACGACGTACGGGTCCCCAGGACGGCGGTCCTCGGCCGGGTCGGCGGCGGATTCATGGTCCTGGACCACGTGATGAAACGGGAGATCCTCTACTCCTTCATCGTCAACGTCGGCGAGATGCAGCACCGGCTGGACCGGTGCGTCGAATACGCGAAGACGCGCAGGTCGTTCGGCAAGTCGATCGGCTCGTACCAGTCGATCGCCAACAAGATCGTCGACACGAAGATCCAGCTGGAGACCGCCCGCAAGTGGCTCTACGACACGGGCGAGAAGCTGGAGGCGGGCGAGAACATCACCGTCGACCTCGCCATATCCAAACTCGTCACCAGCGAGAGCAACCTCGCCACCAGCCTCACCGCCGTGCAGATCTTCGGCGGCCACGGCTACATGGCGGAGTACGGGCTGGAGATCGACGTCCGCAACGCCGTGGGCGGCACGATCTACTCCGGCACGAACGAGATCCAGTACAACCGCATCGCCTCGATGCTGGGACTCGGCAAATGA
- a CDS encoding AMP-binding protein, which yields MTTAVNTRQVPAPGLVAGFLTQVHDRPHATALVFNGAETTYRELYDLAGRERDRLARLALAPGEPVGVLADKSPATVALVLACLLARRPVMLPSPALADTLLADLFAQAGCTHVLAPGGESARVGPNPDVAAQPLPAEEAAEVAFLLTTSGSTSLPKIVPLGRDEVDRFVAWAGAAFDIGPDRTVLNYAPLNFDLCLLDVWTTLARGGRTVLVDPALAAHGRHLLDLVDRHEVHVVQAVPMAFGLLQDAAAKTGFTFETVEHVMFTGDAIADRTFAALPTLFPKARVHNIYGCTETNDSFIHEVDTSATSFPPVPIGRPLPGVHALVLDPVTGALVEGAGSGELYVSTPFQTRGYLDRTRHADKFTGHPLGLDDRRWFRSGDLVRRDAEGTLHLTGRTDFQVKVRGVAVNTAEIERVLQEHPEVLEAGVSAVPDPIGGKKLVAGVQRTPGSTLTVLALRSHCARHLPRNAVPTQLTLTDEPLPKTATGKVDRKALDRLTPITPVTTAASAAPLAEGIPS from the coding sequence ATGACCACCGCCGTGAACACCCGGCAGGTTCCCGCCCCCGGCCTCGTCGCCGGATTCCTGACCCAGGTCCACGACCGGCCGCACGCCACCGCCCTCGTCTTCAACGGGGCCGAGACCACCTACCGCGAGCTGTACGACCTGGCCGGCCGCGAACGCGACCGCCTGGCCCGCCTCGCCCTCGCCCCCGGCGAGCCGGTCGGTGTCCTCGCCGACAAGTCCCCGGCCACCGTCGCCCTCGTCCTCGCCTGCCTGCTCGCCCGCCGCCCGGTGATGCTGCCGTCCCCGGCGCTCGCGGACACCCTGCTCGCCGACCTCTTCGCCCAGGCCGGGTGTACGCACGTACTCGCCCCCGGCGGGGAGAGCGCCCGGGTGGGTCCCAACCCGGACGTGGCGGCCCAGCCGCTGCCCGCCGAGGAGGCCGCCGAGGTGGCCTTCCTGCTCACCACCTCCGGCTCCACCAGCCTGCCGAAGATCGTCCCCCTGGGCCGGGACGAGGTGGACCGGTTCGTCGCCTGGGCGGGCGCCGCCTTCGACATCGGACCCGACCGGACCGTCCTCAACTACGCCCCCCTCAACTTCGACCTGTGCCTGCTGGACGTGTGGACCACCCTGGCCCGCGGCGGGCGGACCGTCCTGGTCGACCCCGCCCTCGCCGCCCACGGCCGTCACCTGCTCGACCTGGTCGACCGGCACGAGGTGCACGTCGTACAGGCCGTCCCGATGGCCTTCGGCCTGCTCCAGGACGCGGCCGCCAAGACCGGCTTCACCTTCGAGACCGTCGAGCACGTGATGTTCACGGGCGACGCCATCGCGGACCGCACCTTCGCCGCCCTGCCGACGCTCTTCCCCAAGGCCCGCGTCCACAACATCTACGGGTGCACCGAGACCAACGACAGCTTCATCCACGAGGTCGACACATCGGCCACCTCCTTCCCGCCCGTCCCCATCGGCCGCCCGCTCCCCGGGGTGCACGCCCTGGTCCTGGACCCGGTCACCGGCGCGCTCGTCGAGGGCGCGGGCAGCGGGGAACTGTACGTCTCCACCCCCTTCCAGACCCGCGGCTACCTCGACCGGACCCGGCACGCCGACAAGTTCACCGGGCACCCGCTCGGCCTGGACGACCGCCGCTGGTTCCGCAGCGGAGACCTCGTACGACGCGACGCCGAGGGCACCCTGCACCTGACCGGACGCACCGACTTCCAGGTCAAGGTGCGCGGGGTCGCCGTCAACACCGCCGAGATCGAACGGGTCCTGCAGGAACACCCCGAGGTCCTGGAAGCGGGCGTCAGCGCCGTACCCGACCCGATCGGCGGCAAGAAGCTCGTCGCCGGGGTCCAGCGGACGCCCGGCTCCACCCTCACCGTCCTCGCCCTGCGCTCGCACTGCGCCCGGCACCTGCCCCGCAACGCCGTCCCCACGCAGCTCACGCTCACCGACGAGCCGCTGCCGAAGACGGCCACCGGAAAGGTCGACCGCAAGGCGCTCGACCGCCTGACTCCCATCACTCCTGTCACCACTGCCGCGTCCGCCGCTCCTCTCGCCGAAGGAATCCCGTCATGA
- the trpA gene encoding tryptophan synthase subunit alpha, whose amino-acid sequence MPEPTKPASSTPVSSAPAPFFPGRRTPGGAPGLALFLNAGDPPLPVLRDLVLMLDEEGVDCLELAVPFPDSVTDGPVIRRSARRALDRGGAALDDVLAFVADVRPHLNHTRIALLTDWRYSLGDRDLGAVTREIAASGADGLLVHALPPRLRAEHLESAAAAGLPVVTTCYTQSPADTRAQAAASASAYLYLVAHYGRSGTAPATGHAALAHTVTGLRAHTDSPIAVGFGVSTRQDVEAVGASGADAAIIGSAAVAAVERAQRDGRDVPEAFREFVRSVLPAAVPAVPA is encoded by the coding sequence GTGCCTGAGCCCACGAAGCCCGCGTCCTCGACTCCCGTGTCCTCGGCTCCCGCGCCCTTCTTCCCGGGGCGCCGGACCCCCGGCGGAGCCCCCGGACTCGCCCTCTTCCTCAACGCGGGCGACCCGCCGCTCCCGGTCCTGCGCGACCTCGTCCTGATGCTGGACGAGGAGGGCGTCGACTGCCTCGAACTGGCCGTGCCCTTCCCCGACTCGGTCACCGACGGCCCCGTCATCCGGCGCTCGGCGCGCCGGGCACTGGACCGGGGCGGGGCCGCGCTGGACGACGTACTCGCCTTCGTGGCGGACGTACGGCCGCACCTGAACCACACCCGGATCGCCCTGCTCACCGACTGGAGGTACTCCCTCGGGGACCGCGACCTCGGCGCCGTCACCCGCGAGATCGCCGCGTCGGGCGCGGACGGACTCCTCGTCCACGCCCTGCCCCCCAGGCTGCGCGCGGAGCACCTGGAGTCGGCCGCCGCGGCCGGGCTCCCGGTGGTCACCACCTGCTACACGCAGAGCCCGGCCGACACCCGGGCCCAGGCGGCGGCCTCCGCCTCGGCCTACCTCTACCTCGTCGCCCACTACGGGCGCAGCGGCACGGCCCCCGCCACCGGCCACGCCGCGCTCGCCCACACCGTCACCGGCCTGCGGGCGCACACCGACTCGCCGATCGCCGTCGGCTTCGGGGTCAGCACCCGCCAGGACGTGGAAGCCGTCGGGGCCAGCGGCGCCGACGCCGCGATCATCGGCTCGGCCGCGGTGGCCGCCGTGGAACGGGCCCAGCGGGACGGGCGCGATGTGCCCGAAGCCTTCCGGGAGTTCGTCCGCTCGGTCCTGCCCGCCGCCGTACCCGCCGTACCCGCCTGA
- a CDS encoding beta-ketoacyl-[acyl-carrier-protein] synthase family protein: MPGSSRGSSAQPPVAITGMGVVTPGGCTPDELWSTLRTGRSTAAELTHLDLSRHRVRIGCRVRGLEELAGLVPAKEARRMDPFAHYGTAAALAAHRDAGSPAAEAGRTAIVVGNAVGGRATSDLESAHYTEAGPARVNPLMPLMTMPNAAAAQIAIRLGWTGPALTVANTCASGADAIGHALMLLQTGRADLVLAGGCEHTLTPVTLAGFGNLNAVSLRNDDPEHASRPFDVDRDGFVMGEGAGFVVLERLDDARARGAKTYGLVAGYAATADAHHLAMPLPDGAGAAAAMAGAIADAGLDPTDIVHVNAHGTSTPYNDRSEAAALTKVFGTAQPPVTAPKSVIGHLIGAAGAVELIATVQAMRHCEVPPTANLEQLEPGMDIDVVHGAPRAVRPGPAITNSFGFGGHNSSVVVTPV; the protein is encoded by the coding sequence ATGCCTGGATCGTCCAGGGGCAGTTCGGCGCAGCCGCCCGTAGCCATCACCGGCATGGGCGTGGTCACCCCCGGCGGGTGCACCCCGGACGAGTTGTGGAGCACGCTGCGGACCGGCCGGTCCACCGCGGCCGAGCTGACCCACCTCGACCTCAGCCGCCACCGGGTCCGCATCGGCTGCCGCGTCCGCGGTCTGGAGGAGCTGGCGGGGCTGGTCCCCGCCAAGGAGGCCCGCCGGATGGACCCCTTCGCCCATTACGGCACGGCCGCCGCCCTCGCCGCCCACCGCGACGCCGGATCACCGGCCGCCGAGGCCGGCCGCACCGCCATCGTCGTCGGCAACGCCGTCGGCGGCCGTGCCACCAGCGACCTGGAGTCCGCCCACTACACCGAGGCCGGACCGGCCCGGGTCAACCCGCTCATGCCGCTGATGACCATGCCCAACGCGGCGGCCGCCCAGATCGCCATCCGGCTCGGCTGGACCGGCCCCGCCCTCACCGTCGCCAACACCTGCGCCAGCGGCGCCGACGCCATCGGCCACGCCCTGATGCTCCTCCAGACCGGCCGCGCCGACCTCGTCCTCGCCGGGGGCTGCGAGCACACGCTCACCCCGGTCACCCTGGCCGGCTTCGGCAACCTCAACGCCGTCTCGCTGCGCAACGACGACCCCGAGCACGCCTCACGTCCCTTCGACGTGGACCGCGACGGGTTCGTGATGGGCGAGGGCGCCGGGTTCGTCGTCCTGGAACGCCTCGACGACGCCCGGGCCCGCGGCGCGAAGACCTACGGCCTGGTCGCCGGGTACGCCGCCACCGCCGACGCCCACCACCTGGCGATGCCGCTGCCCGACGGCGCCGGAGCCGCCGCCGCCATGGCCGGGGCCATCGCCGACGCGGGCCTCGACCCCACCGACATCGTGCACGTCAACGCGCACGGCACCTCCACCCCGTACAACGACCGCTCCGAGGCCGCCGCCCTCACCAAGGTGTTCGGCACCGCGCAGCCCCCCGTCACCGCCCCCAAGTCCGTCATCGGCCACCTCATCGGCGCCGCAGGCGCCGTCGAACTCATCGCCACCGTGCAGGCCATGCGGCACTGCGAGGTGCCGCCCACCGCCAACCTCGAACAGCTGGAGCCAGGAATGGACATCGACGTCGTCCACGGCGCGCCGCGCGCCGTCCGGCCGGGGCCCGCGATCACGAACTCCTTCGGGTTCGGCGGCCACAACTCCTCCGTGGTGGTGACGCCGGTATGA
- a CDS encoding phosphopantetheine-binding protein: MSNVDTIKNFVITEFLPGTAPTELAVDHDLLNDGVIDSLGVLKLIAWVEDRFELAVGDADLDPNNFRSVEAIDHFIADARAAA; this comes from the coding sequence ATGAGCAACGTCGACACCATCAAGAACTTCGTCATCACCGAGTTCCTCCCGGGCACCGCCCCCACCGAGCTGGCCGTCGACCACGACCTCCTCAACGACGGGGTCATCGACAGCCTCGGCGTCCTCAAGCTGATCGCCTGGGTCGAGGACCGCTTCGAGCTCGCCGTCGGCGACGCCGACCTCGACCCGAACAACTTCCGCAGCGTGGAGGCGATCGACCACTTCATCGCCGACGCCCGCGCGGCGGCCTGA